One Campylobacter lari DNA segment encodes these proteins:
- a CDS encoding TolC family protein, with protein MRIFLLFFIAFFLNACVGVKLEQVSQEQIKKEYFEDFNASKAWWEKYNNQDLNNILKAIIDNNKDLNIARVNFLSTLARYKLLNLDLYPALSGNLGANIRKNLNNDTEMHSFSNGIMLNYELDIYGKISDQVASSEFLAKASEYELRSLELDTINLAINSIFELIYFNDVDHLLNNHLKNLEQMLEIYTTKFDYGKVEYIDLLNIKKSLLNTKQNIITNLQNKDLTLKNIKDLLGKDDERLINKMLNYTLEDFSLQKINFDIELKMLAYKPQVQAKLNQLMASYKDYASVQKSILPSIKILGNLDGSDKNFDESFKFLILGGNVVIDLPFLDFYRVRQNVKISEFAYQARLYEYKDALQRAIHEFKLCYENDKYYNDLLNLVKDINTNQAKITQLYFEKYELGRNELKDYLDADALLINSLQELSRAKLSLLKNVNLYHNIVLISE; from the coding sequence ATGAGAATATTTTTATTATTTTTTATAGCCTTTTTTTTAAATGCTTGTGTAGGAGTAAAATTAGAGCAAGTGTCTCAAGAGCAAATAAAAAAAGAATATTTTGAAGATTTTAATGCAAGTAAGGCTTGGTGGGAAAAATATAATAATCAAGATTTAAACAATATCTTAAAAGCTATTATTGACAATAACAAAGATCTAAATATAGCAAGAGTTAATTTTTTAAGCACTTTAGCTAGATATAAGCTTTTAAATTTAGATCTTTATCCTGCTTTGAGTGGAAATTTAGGTGCAAATATAAGAAAAAATTTAAACAATGACACAGAAATGCATAGCTTTTCAAATGGTATTATGTTAAATTATGAGCTTGATATATATGGCAAAATTTCAGATCAAGTTGCTAGTTCTGAATTTTTAGCAAAAGCAAGTGAATATGAGTTGCGCTCTTTGGAGCTTGATACGATTAATTTAGCAATTAATAGTATTTTTGAATTGATTTATTTTAACGATGTAGATCACTTGCTAAACAATCATTTAAAAAATCTTGAGCAAATGCTAGAAATTTATACTACTAAATTTGATTATGGCAAGGTTGAGTATATTGATCTTTTAAATATCAAAAAGTCTTTATTAAATACTAAACAAAATATCATCACAAATTTGCAAAATAAAGACTTAACACTTAAAAATATAAAAGATTTACTAGGTAAAGATGATGAGCGTTTGATTAATAAAATGCTAAATTATACACTTGAAGATTTTTCATTGCAAAAAATTAATTTTGATATAGAGTTAAAAATGCTTGCTTATAAACCACAAGTTCAAGCAAAACTAAATCAACTTATGGCTTCTTATAAGGATTATGCAAGTGTGCAAAAAAGCATTTTACCTAGTATAAAAATATTAGGAAATTTAGATGGGAGTGATAAAAATTTTGATGAGAGTTTTAAATTTTTAATCTTAGGTGGAAATGTTGTTATTGACTTACCATTTTTGGACTTTTATAGAGTAAGACAAAATGTAAAAATTTCTGAATTTGCATACCAAGCACGCTTATATGAGTATAAAGATGCATTGCAAAGAGCCATTCATGAGTTTAAACTTTGTTATGAGAACGATAAATACTACAATGATTTGTTAAATTTGGTAAAAGACATTAATACTAATCAAGCAAAAATTACACAATTATATTTTGAAAAATATGAATTAGGGCGTAATGAGCTAAAAGATTATCTTGATGCGGATGCTTTGCTTATTAATTCACTTCAAGAACTTAGTAGAGCGAAACTATCTTTGCTTAAAAATGTTAATTTATATCATAATATAGTATTGATTTCAGAGTAA
- a CDS encoding ABC transporter permease, translating into MIRLENIQKKINNTTILENINLYIQKGEFVAIIGQSGSGKTSLLNIIGTLDEPSSGKYFLDAYEVTNLSKDEKARIRREKIGFIFQRYNLLSLLNAKDNVALPAVYAGKNKQERSQKAKELLSFLELDHKELSKPNELSGGQQQRVSIARALMNGGELILADEPTGALDSKSGKIVLEILNKLNEQGHTVVLVTHDREIAARAKRVIEIKDGKIISDNGAKKADEIKAKLMPKEKKSFNLLKNQLFESLKMSIASIVAHKLRSLLTMLGIIIGIASVVCVVALGLGAQQNILASISSIGTNTIEVVSGRGLGDIRSGRTRLNLSDLKTLSSLPYLEAVEADMGKVGVVTYKNNSLQARIHGVGPNHLRLRGFVMVDGRFINNEDIKDNTNICIVDENALRFLFDNDGAKNILGKSIIFNKQPLTIVGVLKKERDNKDFKPDENTIKIYTPYSTLMNKITGDKQIRAIVTKVKDEINPALAEEAMVKILEIKRGKKDFFTINSDAIKNAIEENTATLTLLISSIAVVSLIVGGIGVMNIMLVSVSERTREIGVRMAIGARKEDILMQFLIEAVLICSLGAIFGVMLSFIIIEVFNSLNFGFTMILSLNSVFLGLLSSVLIGVVFGFFPAKNAANLNPISALSKE; encoded by the coding sequence ATGATACGCTTAGAAAATATACAAAAAAAGATTAATAATACAACTATTTTAGAAAATATTAATCTTTATATTCAAAAGGGAGAATTTGTAGCCATTATAGGGCAATCAGGTAGTGGAAAAACCTCTCTTTTAAATATTATAGGAACACTTGATGAACCAAGTAGTGGAAAATATTTTTTAGATGCATATGAAGTAACTAATTTAAGTAAAGATGAAAAAGCAAGGATTAGACGTGAAAAAATAGGTTTTATATTCCAAAGATATAATTTACTTAGTCTTTTAAATGCTAAAGATAATGTAGCCTTGCCTGCTGTTTATGCAGGCAAAAACAAACAAGAAAGATCGCAAAAGGCTAAAGAATTACTTTCTTTTTTAGAGCTTGATCATAAAGAATTATCAAAGCCAAATGAGCTAAGCGGGGGACAACAGCAAAGAGTTTCCATAGCAAGAGCTTTGATGAATGGTGGTGAGCTTATTTTAGCAGATGAGCCAACGGGTGCGCTTGATTCTAAAAGCGGTAAGATAGTTTTAGAAATTTTAAATAAACTAAATGAGCAAGGACACACCGTAGTTTTAGTCACTCATGATAGGGAAATAGCTGCTAGAGCAAAAAGAGTTATAGAAATTAAAGATGGTAAGATTATAAGCGATAATGGTGCAAAAAAAGCAGATGAAATAAAAGCTAAGTTAATGCCAAAAGAGAAAAAAAGCTTTAATTTGCTTAAAAATCAGCTTTTTGAAAGTTTAAAAATGTCCATAGCTTCCATTGTAGCACACAAACTACGTTCTTTGCTTACTATGCTTGGTATTATCATAGGCATAGCTTCAGTAGTTTGCGTGGTTGCTTTAGGACTTGGAGCTCAACAAAATATACTTGCTTCTATTAGCTCTATTGGAACTAATACCATAGAAGTTGTTTCAGGGCGTGGTTTGGGGGATATTCGATCAGGTAGAACAAGGTTAAATTTAAGTGATTTAAAAACCTTAAGTTCTTTGCCTTATTTAGAAGCAGTAGAAGCAGATATGGGTAAAGTAGGGGTAGTAACTTATAAGAATAATTCTTTGCAAGCTAGAATTCATGGAGTAGGGCCAAATCATCTAAGACTTAGAGGTTTTGTAATGGTAGATGGTAGGTTTATTAATAATGAAGATATAAAAGATAATACTAATATTTGTATAGTTGATGAAAATGCTCTGAGATTTTTATTTGATAATGATGGTGCTAAAAATATTTTAGGTAAAAGTATTATCTTTAACAAGCAACCTTTAACTATAGTCGGTGTTTTGAAAAAAGAAAGAGATAATAAAGACTTTAAACCAGATGAAAATACTATTAAAATTTATACTCCTTATTCTACTTTGATGAATAAAATCACAGGGGATAAGCAAATAAGAGCTATAGTAACTAAGGTAAAAGATGAGATAAATCCTGCTTTAGCTGAAGAGGCTATGGTAAAAATTTTAGAGATTAAACGCGGAAAAAAAGATTTTTTCACTATAAATTCTGATGCAATTAAAAATGCTATTGAGGAAAATACTGCTACTTTGACTTTACTTATTTCTTCTATTGCGGTAGTGTCTTTAATAGTAGGTGGTATTGGTGTGATGAATATCATGCTTGTTTCAGTAAGTGAGCGTACAAGGGAAATTGGAGTTAGAATGGCTATTGGAGCTAGAAAAGAAGATATTTTGATGCAGTTTTTAATCGAAGCTGTGTTGATTTGTTCTTTAGGGGCTATTTTTGGAGTAATGCTTTCTTTTATTATCATTGAAGTATTTAATTCTTTAAATTTTGGTTTTACGATGATACTTTCATTGAATTCGGTATTTTTAGGGCTTTTAAGTTCGGTTTTAATCGGAGTGGTTTTTGGATTTTTCCCAGCAAAAAATGCAGCAAATTTAAATCCTATTAGTGCTTTATCAAAGGAATGA
- a CDS encoding efflux RND transporter periplasmic adaptor subunit, translating to MKKIIYLSIFLIILIIGVYFFFFANKEEYNYLTYEVKKQDITQSIEAIGEVYAKTQVDVGAQVSGQITKLYVKLGDHVNEGDLIAQIDKDKQQNDLDITKAQLESAKANLESKKIALDIATKQYQREQKLYAKKATSLENLENLKNTFYALRANVADLKAQTTQLEISLKNAQKDLAYTTITAPSKGEIINVAVEEGQTVNANQNTPSIVRLADLSEMEIRMQIAEADINKISVGKKVKFSILNEPDKKYEAIISSIDPANTTISDATSNTNLNSNSSTSASAVYYYARVFVKNDNNFLRIGMSTENEIAIKTENNTLVIPTLAIKSDASGYYVEILKANNISVKTPIKLGIKDSLNTQILDGINEGDLVIIGKNKK from the coding sequence ATGAAAAAAATAATTTATTTAAGCATATTTTTGATTATACTCATTATAGGGGTGTATTTTTTCTTTTTTGCAAATAAGGAAGAATATAATTATCTAACTTATGAAGTTAAAAAACAAGATATTACTCAAAGTATAGAAGCAATAGGCGAAGTTTATGCAAAAACACAAGTTGATGTTGGTGCGCAAGTTAGTGGGCAAATTACTAAACTTTATGTAAAATTAGGTGATCATGTTAATGAGGGTGATTTAATCGCACAAATTGATAAAGATAAGCAACAAAATGATTTAGATATTACCAAAGCTCAGCTTGAAAGTGCAAAGGCAAATTTAGAAAGTAAAAAAATCGCTCTTGATATAGCTACTAAACAATACCAAAGAGAACAAAAGCTTTATGCTAAAAAGGCTACTTCCTTAGAAAATCTTGAAAATCTTAAAAATACTTTTTATGCTCTAAGGGCAAATGTGGCTGATTTAAAAGCTCAAACTACTCAACTTGAAATTTCTTTAAAAAATGCTCAAAAAGATTTAGCTTACACTACTATAACTGCACCTAGTAAGGGTGAGATTATTAATGTAGCAGTTGAAGAAGGTCAAACTGTAAATGCAAACCAAAATACACCAAGTATAGTGCGTTTGGCTGATTTAAGTGAAATGGAAATTCGTATGCAAATAGCTGAAGCTGATATTAATAAAATTAGTGTTGGAAAAAAGGTTAAATTTAGTATTTTAAATGAGCCTGATAAAAAATACGAAGCAATTATTTCAAGTATAGATCCAGCAAATACTACCATAAGTGATGCAACAAGCAATACAAATTTAAACTCAAACTCAAGTACTAGCGCTAGTGCTGTGTATTATTATGCAAGGGTTTTTGTAAAAAATGATAATAATTTTTTACGCATAGGTATGAGTACAGAAAATGAAATTGCTATTAAAACAGAAAATAATACCTTAGTTATACCAACTTTGGCTATAAAAAGTGATGCAAGTGGTTATTATGTAGAAATTTTAAAAGCAAATAATATAAGTGTGAAAACACCTATTAAATTAGGTATTAAAGATAGTTTAAATACTCAAATTTTAGATGGTATTAATGAGGGTGATTTAGTTATCATAGGTAAAAATAAAAAATGA
- a CDS encoding NAD(P)H-dependent oxidoreductase, which produces MQDYLNLMQNRSSIRAYTQEKISKENLEYILECARLSPSSLGLEPWKFLVFQKDEHKKEIAKIANNQSHVANCAVIIVVISRADFKDYFEEKLKKRGLNQEELNKRLQTYKPFLDAMNLEQSFIYAKEQSYLAIANIINAAYSLNLGSCIIGGFDKDKINQYLNLDTTKQRVSMLITLGHTQENTSVEKARFAFDEVVEFKD; this is translated from the coding sequence ATGCAAGATTATTTAAATTTAATGCAAAATCGCTCTTCTATTAGAGCTTACACCCAAGAAAAAATTTCTAAAGAGAATTTAGAATATATCTTAGAATGTGCTAGATTATCTCCTAGCTCCTTAGGACTTGAACCTTGGAAATTCTTAGTTTTTCAAAAAGATGAACATAAAAAAGAAATTGCTAAAATAGCTAATAATCAAAGCCATGTAGCAAATTGTGCTGTTATTATAGTTGTAATTTCAAGGGCTGATTTTAAAGATTATTTTGAAGAAAAACTAAAAAAAAGAGGTTTAAACCAAGAAGAATTAAACAAACGCTTGCAAACTTATAAGCCGTTTTTAGATGCAATGAATTTAGAACAAAGTTTTATTTATGCTAAAGAACAAAGCTATCTTGCTATTGCAAATATTATCAATGCTGCTTATAGTTTAAATTTAGGCTCATGTATTATCGGTGGCTTTGATAAAGATAAAATCAATCAATATTTAAATTTAGACACCACTAAACAAAGAGTTTCTATGCTCATTACTTTAGGACATACCCAAGAAAATACTAGCGTAGAAAAAGCTCGTTTTGCATTTGATGAAGTGGTAGAATTTAAAGATTAA
- a CDS encoding acyl-[ACP]--phospholipid O-acyltransferase — MQGNFLKIFGVLPFLAVAFINAFVDLGHKIIIQNTIYKFYEDSTQLFLTAIVNALMLLPFILMLSPSGFLADKFPKNKIMKISALFSVILTCIICLCYYLGAFWLAFVMTFIMGVQSALYSPAKYGFIKELVGKELLAMGNGAVNAVSIVAILAGMAVFSLSFEMLFNPNFNTPSDILIQIAPLGFVLIAFALLELFLAYKLPCLKEEDKSLSFDKKQYFQGKLLASNLKTIFSHKIIWLCIVGISLFWAISQLYLVSFPVYAKNDLFIENTFYVQCSLAFSGIGVIIGSLISGKFSKNYIELGLIPLGALGIFLMSILMPFLENLLSYSVVFFIFGLSGAFFIIPLNSLIQFHSKENELGKVLAGNNFIQNIFMLGFLALATFAAYAEFEVINLFYFIIAVAFFGSIYVLSKLPFSLVRLLMSIAFFQRYRLLVEGFENIPEKGGALLLGNHISFIDWAIVQMAIPRKIYFVMEKSIYSKWYIKIFLDKFGVIPVSSASSKSSLELIAMHIKNGNLVCLFPEGVLSRHGQLNEFKGGFELVCSKLEEQDGVILPFYIRGLWGSAFSRSDEEFSARNRKISKRKIAIAFGKSLPIHTKKEVVKTKVFELSFIAWKSQCESMHTIARAWIDSAKRNLSQIAIVDPLIGGITYRKMLALSLVFSSFIKNRSYELNIQPTQGSYAPKEECVGILLPASMASSLCNLAVLLANKIVVNLNFTAGAKAINQAIQSSQIQQIYTSRKFMEKLENKGIKLEFEEHVRIIFMEDIITSFKKQKLKIFSMLALVSILPTCLIKALFAPNKQNLAIAAILFSSGSEGTPKGVMLNNRNILSNIAQISDVLCAKNEDVVLSSLPPFHAFGLTVTTFMPLLEGIKSITHADPTDALGVAKAIVKNNVSIMCATSTFLGIYARNKKLDAIMFESLRIIVSGAEKLKSEVRSAFEMKFKKPIFEGYGATETTPVASVNLPNKFDPDYWILHRANKEGSVGMPLPGSAIRIVDPSTYESLNHGEDGLILIGGHQVMVGYLNNKEKTDEVIKEIDGIRWYNTGDKGHVDEDGFLYIVDRYSRFAKIGGEMISLGALEEEIAKFINTDIVKFCAVALDDDKKGEMVCLLVECQEQDFDGICEAIKNSTMPAIFKPSKYFKVEQIPLLGSGKVDLKGAKDLAKILQEN; from the coding sequence ATGCAAGGAAATTTCTTAAAGATTTTTGGCGTATTGCCATTTTTAGCAGTAGCTTTTATTAACGCTTTTGTGGATTTAGGACACAAGATCATCATACAAAATACCATTTATAAATTTTATGAAGATAGCACTCAACTTTTTCTGACTGCTATTGTTAATGCTTTGATGCTTTTACCTTTTATCCTTATGCTTTCACCTTCTGGATTTTTAGCAGATAAATTTCCTAAAAATAAAATCATGAAAATATCTGCATTATTTTCAGTAATATTAACTTGTATTATTTGTTTGTGTTATTATCTTGGAGCATTTTGGCTTGCTTTTGTAATGACTTTTATCATGGGAGTACAATCTGCCTTATACTCTCCTGCAAAATATGGTTTTATAAAAGAATTAGTAGGAAAAGAGCTTTTAGCTATGGGAAATGGAGCTGTAAACGCAGTAAGTATTGTGGCTATTTTAGCGGGTATGGCAGTATTTTCTCTAAGCTTTGAAATGCTTTTTAATCCAAATTTTAACACTCCTTCAGATATTTTAATACAAATTGCACCTTTGGGTTTTGTATTAATAGCTTTTGCTTTATTAGAACTTTTTTTAGCTTATAAACTTCCTTGTTTAAAAGAAGAAGATAAAAGTTTAAGTTTTGATAAAAAACAATATTTCCAAGGAAAGCTTTTAGCCTCTAATTTAAAAACAATATTTTCTCATAAAATCATTTGGCTTTGCATTGTAGGAATTTCACTTTTTTGGGCCATATCACAACTTTACTTAGTAAGTTTTCCTGTATATGCAAAAAATGATCTTTTCATAGAAAATACCTTTTATGTACAATGCTCTTTAGCTTTTTCTGGTATAGGAGTGATCATAGGATCGCTTATTAGTGGTAAATTCTCTAAAAATTACATTGAATTAGGTCTTATACCACTAGGTGCTTTAGGGATTTTTCTAATGAGTATTTTAATGCCATTTTTAGAAAACTTACTAAGCTATAGTGTGGTGTTTTTTATTTTTGGTTTAAGCGGGGCATTTTTTATCATACCTTTAAATTCTCTCATACAATTTCATTCAAAAGAAAATGAACTAGGAAAAGTCTTAGCAGGAAATAATTTCATACAAAATATTTTTATGTTAGGCTTTTTGGCACTAGCTACTTTTGCTGCATATGCTGAATTTGAAGTGATAAATTTATTTTATTTTATCATCGCTGTAGCATTTTTTGGAAGCATTTATGTACTAAGTAAACTACCTTTTTCTTTAGTGCGTTTATTAATGAGTATAGCGTTTTTTCAACGCTATCGTTTATTAGTAGAAGGTTTTGAGAATATTCCTGAAAAAGGTGGAGCGTTATTACTTGGTAATCATATATCTTTTATAGATTGGGCTATTGTGCAAATGGCTATACCAAGAAAAATTTATTTTGTTATGGAAAAAAGCATTTATTCTAAGTGGTATATTAAAATTTTTCTTGATAAATTTGGAGTTATTCCTGTTTCAAGTGCTTCTAGCAAATCAAGCTTAGAGCTTATTGCTATGCATATTAAAAACGGAAATTTAGTTTGCCTTTTCCCAGAAGGAGTACTTTCACGCCATGGGCAGCTTAATGAATTTAAAGGTGGATTTGAGCTAGTTTGCTCAAAATTAGAAGAACAAGATGGAGTGATTTTGCCTTTTTATATTAGAGGACTTTGGGGAAGTGCTTTTTCAAGAAGTGATGAAGAATTTTCAGCAAGAAACCGCAAAATAAGCAAAAGAAAAATCGCCATTGCTTTTGGAAAAAGCTTGCCAATACACACTAAAAAAGAAGTGGTTAAAACAAAAGTTTTTGAACTTTCTTTTATTGCTTGGAAATCTCAATGTGAAAGTATGCATACTATAGCTAGAGCTTGGATAGATAGCGCTAAAAGAAATTTAAGTCAAATAGCTATTGTTGATCCTTTAATAGGTGGTATTACCTATAGAAAAATGCTTGCTTTAAGTTTAGTTTTTAGCTCTTTCATAAAAAATAGATCATATGAGCTAAATATACAACCTACCCAAGGAAGCTATGCTCCAAAAGAAGAATGCGTTGGAATTTTACTCCCAGCTTCTATGGCTAGCTCTCTTTGTAATCTAGCTGTATTGCTTGCAAATAAAATCGTAGTAAATTTAAACTTCACAGCAGGTGCAAAAGCGATTAATCAAGCCATTCAAAGTTCTCAAATTCAACAAATTTATACTTCTAGAAAATTTATGGAAAAATTAGAAAATAAAGGTATAAAACTAGAATTTGAAGAGCATGTTAGAATCATTTTTATGGAAGATATTATTACAAGCTTTAAAAAACAAAAACTCAAAATCTTTTCTATGCTTGCTTTAGTAAGTATTTTACCTACTTGTTTAATAAAAGCATTATTTGCACCTAACAAACAAAACCTTGCCATAGCTGCTATATTATTTAGTAGTGGTAGCGAGGGAACACCTAAAGGAGTAATGCTAAATAATCGCAATATTTTAAGCAATATAGCTCAAATTTCAGATGTATTATGTGCAAAAAATGAAGATGTTGTCTTATCTTCTTTACCGCCTTTTCATGCTTTTGGATTAACTGTAACTACTTTTATGCCTTTATTAGAAGGGATTAAAAGCATAACACATGCTGATCCAACTGATGCGCTAGGTGTAGCAAAAGCTATAGTAAAAAATAATGTTAGCATTATGTGTGCTACTTCAACTTTTCTAGGTATTTATGCAAGAAATAAAAAACTTGATGCGATTATGTTTGAAAGCTTAAGGATTATCGTCTCAGGTGCTGAAAAACTCAAAAGTGAAGTAAGAAGCGCCTTTGAAATGAAATTTAAAAAACCTATTTTTGAAGGTTATGGAGCTACTGAAACCACTCCGGTTGCAAGTGTGAATTTACCAAATAAATTTGATCCTGATTATTGGATTTTACATCGTGCAAATAAAGAAGGTAGCGTAGGTATGCCTTTACCAGGAAGTGCTATACGCATAGTAGATCCATCTACTTATGAAAGTTTAAATCATGGAGAAGATGGATTAATACTCATTGGTGGTCATCAGGTTATGGTAGGTTATTTAAACAATAAAGAAAAAACCGATGAAGTTATCAAAGAAATCGATGGTATACGTTGGTATAATACCGGCGATAAAGGTCATGTAGATGAGGATGGCTTTTTATATATAGTAGATCGTTATTCTCGTTTTGCAAAAATTGGTGGAGAAATGATATCTTTAGGAGCTTTAGAAGAAGAAATTGCTAAATTTATCAATACAGATATAGTAAAATTTTGCGCAGTTGCGCTAGATGATGATAAAAAAGGTGAAATGGTATGCTTATTAGTAGAATGTCAAGAGCAAGACTTTGATGGAATTTGCGAAGCGATTAAAAACTCTACTATGCCTGCTATTTTTAAACCAAGTAAATATTTTAAAGTAGAACAAATTCCACTTTTAGGCTCTGGTAAAGTAGATTTAAAAGGCGCTAAAGATTTAGCTAAAATCTTACAAGAAAATTAA
- a CDS encoding CocE/NonD family hydrolase: MKEIILDFKNKVKVIENEWIVLKDGTKLSSRIWLPQVKEKVPAILEYIPYRKNDGTRGRDEPMHGYFSGNGYAVVRVDIRGSGESDGLLEDEYLKQEQDDALEVIEWIAKQEWCDGNIGMMGKSWGGFNSLQVAARKPKNLKAIIVVGFTDDRFNEDIHYKGGCLLNDNFWWGNIMLAYQSRFVDPKIDPNGRNKWLNRLENMPLWPILWLEHTLKDDYWKHGSVGENYDDIQVPVFALDGWADSYTNPVFTLMNALKVPKKAIVGPWAHVYPHDGSPLPAMGFLQEALKWWDKWLKNEENDVLEAPMIQAYIENSSKPNSKTEKVEGRFVALNDFKNDINYKKYYLNPYKLTCKKSSEFIKINTPLNHGLLSGEWMGAGVLGESPSDQRLDDGMAVVFESDFLEQDLDILGFPVLNVKIASDQEKAMLFAQLSEVRADGFVKRVSYGVINLALSDDKEQFVPLKKDEFIQKQIKLDACGYRFAKGSKIRLSLANSFWPMFWPMPKISTLTLDLNECEFNLPCFSGQDSDKINMQPQSAPLTPITLLEEGRVDRSISYDILNDTWTCITDGVGGVFGEGVYRFDEVDVLVKHNLKRELKLQNENPLSAEYTITQTMQIGREGCMMEADIILTQTSDLEYFYIKGKIAVKENDKLVFDKKYNYKTKRNSL, encoded by the coding sequence ATGAAAGAAATTATTCTTGATTTTAAAAACAAGGTTAAAGTGATAGAAAATGAATGGATAGTTTTAAAAGATGGCACCAAGCTTTCATCACGAATTTGGCTTCCTCAGGTAAAAGAAAAAGTTCCTGCTATATTAGAATACATTCCTTATAGAAAAAATGATGGAACAAGAGGTAGAGATGAGCCTATGCATGGATATTTTAGCGGTAATGGCTATGCGGTTGTTAGAGTTGATATTAGAGGAAGTGGGGAATCTGATGGTTTATTAGAAGATGAATATTTAAAGCAAGAACAAGATGATGCATTAGAAGTTATTGAGTGGATAGCAAAGCAAGAATGGTGTGATGGGAATATTGGTATGATGGGTAAATCTTGGGGTGGATTTAATTCTTTACAAGTTGCAGCAAGAAAACCTAAAAATTTAAAAGCTATTATAGTAGTAGGTTTTACTGATGATAGATTTAATGAAGATATTCATTATAAAGGTGGATGTTTGCTTAATGATAATTTTTGGTGGGGTAATATCATGCTTGCATATCAATCACGTTTTGTTGATCCAAAAATTGATCCAAATGGTAGAAATAAATGGCTCAATAGGCTTGAGAATATGCCTTTATGGCCCATATTATGGCTTGAGCATACTTTAAAAGATGATTATTGGAAGCATGGATCTGTTGGAGAAAATTATGATGATATACAAGTTCCTGTTTTTGCATTAGATGGGTGGGCTGATTCTTATACTAATCCTGTTTTTACTCTAATGAATGCTTTGAAAGTTCCAAAAAAAGCTATTGTTGGTCCTTGGGCTCATGTTTATCCTCATGATGGATCTCCTTTACCTGCAATGGGCTTTTTACAAGAAGCACTTAAATGGTGGGACAAATGGCTTAAAAATGAAGAAAATGATGTGCTTGAAGCTCCTATGATACAAGCATATATTGAAAATAGTTCTAAGCCAAATTCAAAAACAGAGAAAGTAGAAGGTCGTTTTGTTGCTTTAAATGATTTTAAAAATGATATTAACTATAAAAAATACTATTTAAATCCGTATAAACTAACATGCAAAAAATCAAGTGAATTTATCAAAATTAACACTCCATTAAATCATGGGCTTTTATCAGGAGAGTGGATGGGAGCTGGTGTTTTAGGAGAAAGTCCTAGCGACCAAAGGCTAGATGATGGGATGGCGGTTGTTTTTGAAAGTGATTTTTTAGAACAAGATTTAGATATTTTGGGTTTTCCAGTTTTAAATGTAAAAATTGCAAGTGATCAAGAAAAAGCTATGCTCTTTGCTCAGCTTAGTGAAGTTAGAGCTGATGGTTTTGTAAAAAGAGTAAGTTATGGAGTGATCAATCTTGCATTAAGTGATGATAAAGAGCAATTTGTACCTTTAAAAAAAGATGAATTTATCCAAAAGCAAATCAAACTTGATGCTTGTGGATATAGATTTGCTAAGGGTTCTAAGATAAGATTATCATTAGCTAATTCTTTTTGGCCTATGTTTTGGCCTATGCCAAAAATTTCAACATTAACTTTAGATCTAAATGAGTGTGAATTTAATTTACCATGTTTTAGTGGTCAAGATAGCGATAAAATCAATATGCAACCACAAAGTGCTCCTTTAACTCCAATAACACTTTTAGAAGAAGGTAGGGTAGATAGAAGCATTTCTTATGATATTTTAAATGATACTTGGACTTGTATTACAGATGGTGTTGGTGGAGTTTTTGGAGAAGGTGTTTATAGATTTGATGAGGTTGATGTTTTAGTAAAGCACAATTTAAAAAGAGAATTAAAACTTCAAAATGAAAACCCATTAAGCGCAGAGTATACTATTACTCAAACAATGCAAATAGGACGCGAGGGTTGTATGATGGAGGCTGATATAATCTTAACACAAACTAGTGATTTGGAGTATTTTTATATTAAAGGAAAAATAGCAGTCAAAGAAAACGACAAGCTTGTTTTTGATAAAAAATATAATTATAAAACTAAAAGAAATAGTTTGTAA